One genomic window of Halorubrum hochsteinianum includes the following:
- a CDS encoding hydantoinase B/oxoprolinase family protein encodes MGRATARRRRAGRGGERRVSDADLDPVTLEILRNQLESVAAEMGHVLIRGAYSPNIKERQDCSTALFDADGRMVAQAEHIPVHLGAMPDAVAVVLEKDPKPGDVFVVNDPFAGGTHLPDVTLVSPVAPDGEVVGFAVSRAHHADVGGSAPGSMPPGAREIYEEGLRLPAVRLVDGGEPNEAVRDLILANVRTPSEREADLRAQRAANARAEERVGELLDEHGETLLDAFDAVIDYSRERVEAEIADLPDGTYRAADVLEGDGVTDADVPVEVAVTVDGAAIDVDFAGTSDQVDGNLNAPFSVAKSAVYFVVRAVTDPEIPPNHGCYEPVSVSAPEGSLLDPRPPAAVVGGNVETSQRVTDVTLAALAEAVPEEIPAGGQGTMNNLIVGDRAGEFTYYETIAGGFGGRPSKDGMDGVQVGMTNTLNTPVEALETAYPLRVERYALRPSSGGDGRYRGGLGLERTVTVETDATVSLLTERRRTAPRGLAGGEDGAMGKNLIDGEPVPAKASVDVPAGTTVSILTPGGGGHGDPAERDPDAAERDRRDGKVED; translated from the coding sequence GCGTGAGCGACGCCGACCTCGACCCGGTGACGCTGGAGATCCTCCGGAACCAACTGGAGAGCGTCGCGGCCGAGATGGGCCACGTGCTGATCCGCGGCGCGTACTCGCCGAACATCAAGGAGCGACAGGACTGCTCGACGGCGCTGTTCGACGCCGACGGCCGGATGGTCGCGCAGGCGGAACACATCCCGGTCCACCTCGGCGCGATGCCCGACGCGGTCGCGGTCGTCCTCGAAAAGGACCCGAAACCGGGCGACGTGTTCGTCGTCAACGACCCGTTCGCCGGGGGGACGCACCTCCCCGACGTGACGCTGGTCTCGCCGGTCGCGCCCGACGGCGAGGTCGTCGGCTTCGCCGTGTCGCGCGCGCACCACGCCGACGTCGGCGGCAGCGCCCCGGGGAGCATGCCGCCCGGCGCGCGGGAGATCTACGAGGAGGGGCTCCGCCTCCCGGCGGTCCGCCTCGTCGACGGCGGCGAGCCGAACGAGGCCGTCCGCGACCTGATCCTCGCCAACGTCCGGACGCCGAGCGAGCGTGAGGCGGACCTCCGGGCGCAGCGGGCCGCGAACGCGCGCGCCGAGGAGCGGGTCGGCGAACTGCTCGACGAGCACGGCGAGACGCTGCTCGACGCGTTCGACGCCGTCATCGACTACTCCCGCGAGCGCGTGGAGGCCGAGATCGCCGACCTCCCCGACGGCACCTACCGCGCCGCCGACGTCCTTGAGGGCGACGGCGTGACGGACGCGGACGTCCCCGTCGAGGTCGCCGTCACCGTCGACGGCGCGGCGATCGACGTCGACTTCGCCGGGACCTCCGATCAGGTGGACGGCAACCTCAACGCCCCGTTCTCGGTCGCGAAGAGCGCGGTGTACTTCGTCGTCCGCGCCGTCACCGACCCGGAGATCCCGCCGAACCACGGCTGCTACGAGCCCGTGTCCGTCTCCGCGCCGGAGGGGTCGCTGCTCGATCCGCGCCCGCCCGCGGCGGTCGTCGGCGGGAACGTCGAGACGAGCCAGCGCGTCACGGACGTCACTCTCGCCGCGCTCGCCGAGGCGGTCCCCGAGGAGATCCCCGCCGGCGGGCAGGGGACGATGAACAACCTGATCGTCGGCGACCGCGCGGGGGAGTTCACCTACTACGAGACCATCGCCGGCGGCTTCGGCGGTCGGCCGAGCAAGGACGGGATGGACGGCGTTCAGGTCGGGATGACGAACACGCTCAACACGCCGGTCGAGGCGCTGGAGACGGCGTACCCGCTCCGCGTCGAGCGGTACGCGCTGCGCCCGTCGAGCGGCGGTGACGGCCGGTATCGCGGCGGTCTCGGCCTCGAACGGACCGTCACCGTCGAGACGGACGCGACCGTCTCGCTGCTGACCGAGCGGCGGCGGACCGCCCCGCGGGGGCTCGCCGGCGGCGAGGACGGGGCAATGGGGAAGAACCTGATCGACGGCGAACCGGTCCCGGCGAAGGCGTCGGTCGACGTACCGGCCGGGACGACCGTCTCGATCCTGACGCCCGGCGGCGGCGGGCACGGCGACCCAGCCGAGCGCGACCCGGACGCCGCGGAGCGGGACCGCCGCGACGGGAAAGTCGAGGACTGA